The following proteins come from a genomic window of Gossypium raimondii isolate GPD5lz chromosome 5, ASM2569854v1, whole genome shotgun sequence:
- the LOC105769402 gene encoding E3 ubiquitin-protein ligase UPL5 isoform X2, with protein sequence MSLFPSPAVDQFSNGYDHRLSSKRKFDDYALAFDGDQDFEAPLVPVRMRKDDHHHPIAAVSKAPPFAFPPSHIDCRPSSSDASSSSASCSSTRLQFFVRMFSGGKTMVVTANSEDTVKSLHERIHVMTGIPVFEQRLIYHGKQLQWEQSLADCHIENDAGLQLVGRMRSTDHPQTWQVMDDLVSLISSLCRGETVHSPTQSIKGCLDKFFTIAHKDNGKVASADLQIFMVSSAPAALVMLYISPIDGNKQCANSSIRDFLTSCRMDLPKELHSYCAPIALEFCKLLRKVVNEDSLYAWCRSTLSVLLESVSSSMGLMRTKVKGFTVQEIFPFFNELVSHLSEELDSSLYSTTSEGPSSSHFREFVAFLNPLRSAIIEQVESRIPISIDYHPLYRDEIRNLHLIFDKLLHKMKNCLIRVEEILVARGSNGDEFVHSGWSQYLSILKELNGISKLYQGAEEKFWMVLRNMKASLCALIIRFSRRDDDNQWLLEHKDVTDFESRRHLVMMMFPEVKDDYEELHEMLIDRSQLLAESFEYIARVDPESLHAGLFMEFKNEEATGPGVLREWFLLVCQAIFNPENALFLPCAYDRRRFFPNPASRMDPLHLEYFSFAGRVIALALMHKVQVGIVFDRVFFLQLAGMDISLEDIREADPCLYSSCKKILEMDAEFIDSDALGLTFVREVEELGSRTVVELCAGGKSIVVNSRNRQEYVNLLIRDRFSTSTSEQVDYFSQGFGHILSNSRLQKIFFQSLELEDLDRMLYGSESPICVDDWKAHTEYNGYKESDPQITWFWEIVREMSADQRKQLLFFWTSVKYLPVEGFRCLASRLYIYKTSEPCDYLPSSHTCFYRICFPPYPSMGEMRKRLNVITQEHIRCSFGTW encoded by the exons ATGTCTCTCTTCCCATCCCCCGCCGTTGATCAATTCTCCAACGGCTACGACCATCGCCTTTCCTCCAAGCGCAAGTTCGACGATTATGCCCTTGCTTTCGACGGCGACCAAGACTTCGAGGCTCCCTTAGTCCCTGTTAGAATGCGAAAAGACGACCACCATCACCCGATCGCAGCCGTGTCCAAAGCCCCACCTTTCGCCTTCCCTCCTTCCCACATCGATTGCCGCCCTTCCTCTTCTGATGCTTCGTCGTCTTCCGCCTCTTGTTCCTCCACACGCCTCCAATTCTTTGTCCGGATGTTCTCGGGGGGCAAGACCATGGTAGTCACGGCTAATTCGGAGGACACCGTGAAATCCCTACACGAACGGATTCATGTGATGACAGGAATTCCAGTATTCGAACAACGGTTAATTTATCATGGGAAGCAGCTACAGTGGGAACAATCCCTAGCAGACTGCCACATCGAAAACGATGCCGGTCTCCAACTCGTCGGCCGTATGCGGTCCACTGACCACCCGCAAACCTGGCAAGTCATGGACGACTTGGTCTCCCTTATTTCCTCCCTTTGCCGAGGAGAAACGGTCCATTCCCCAACCCAAAGCATCAAAGGTTGCTTGGACAAATTCTTCACAATTGCTCACAAGGACAACGGCAAGGTTGCTTCTGCTGACTTGCAGATATTTATGGTATCTTCGGCTCCTGCCGCTTTGGTAATGCTTTATATTTCTCCTATTGACGGTAATAAGCAGTGTGCTAATAGTTCAATAAGAGATTTCTTAACATCATGTAGGATGGACTTACCAAAAGAGCTGCATTCTTATTGTGCACCAATAGCATTAGAGTTTTGCAAGTTACTACGGAAGGTTGTTAATGAGGATAGTTTGTATGCTTGGTGTCGGAGTACACTGAGCGTGTTGCTTGAAAGTGTTAGCAGTTCTATGGGTTTAATGCGGACGAAGGTTAAAGGCTTTACTGTGCAGGagattttccccttttttaatGAGTTGGTTAGTCATTTATCTGAGGAGTTGGATTCTAGTTTGTATTCAACCACTAGTGAGGGACCGTCATCGAGTCATTTCCGGGAATTCGTAGCTTTCTTGAACCCTTTGAGGTCTGCCATTATTGAGCAGGTGGAATCCCGAATTCCGATATCAATTGATTACCATCCTCTCTATAGGGATGAGATTAGGAATCTTCATCtcatatttgataaattgttgcataaaatgaaaaattgccTTATCAGAGTGGAGGAAATCCTTGTGGCAAGAGGAAGCAATGGCGATGAATTTGTTCATTCAGGGTGGTCCCAGTATCTTTCCATTTTGAAGGAACTAAATGGTATCTCAAAACTTTATCAAGGTGCTGAAGAAAAGTTTTGGATGGTTTTGAGGAATATGAAGGCTTCTTTGTGTGCCTTAATAATTAGATTCTCCAGGCGAGATGATGATAATCAATGGCTACTTGAGCACAAGGATGTCACTGATTTTGAATCCAGGAGGCATTTGGTCATGATGATGTTTCCTGAGGTAAAAGATGACTATGAGGAATTGCATGAGATGCTGATTGACAGGTCTCAGTTATTGGCAGAATCATTTGAATACATTGCTCGTGTGGACCCTGAATCACTTCATGCTGGTCTATTCatggaattcaaaaatgaagaaGCCACTGGCCCTGGTGTACTGAGGGAGTGGTTTTTATTGGTATGCCAAGCTATATTCAATCCGGAGAATGCCCTTTTCTTGCCTTGTGCTTATGATCGTAGAAGATTTTTTCCTAATCCTG CATCTAGGATGGATCCTTTGCACCTCGAGTATTTCAGTTTTGCTGGACGCGTGATTGCATTGGCATTGATGCATAAAGTGCAAGTGGGTATTGTCTTTGATCGTGTATTTTTCTTACAACTGGCTGGCATGGATATATCTTTGGAAGATATACGAGAGGCAGATCCATGCTTGTATAGCAGTTGCAAGAAGATTCTGGAGATGGATGCTGAGTTTATTGATTCAGATGCTTTAGGACTGACATTTGTTAGAGAAGTTGAGGAGTTAGGATCCAGGACAGTTGTGGAACTATGCGCTGGTGGGAAAAGCATTGTAGTAAATAGCAGGAATAGACAGGAATATGTTAATCTTCTTATTCGTGATCGCTTTTCAACATCTACTTCTGAACAGGTAGACTATTTTTCCCAAGGTTTCGGCCATATTCTTTCTAACTCAAGGCTCCAGAAGATCTTTTTCCAAAGTTTAGAGCTTGAGGACCTTGATCGGATGTTGTATGGAAGCGAAAGTCCCATTTGTGTTGATGATTGGAAGGCACATACTGAGTACAATGGCTACAAAGAAAGTGATCCTCAAATAACCTGGTTCTGGGAG aTTGTTAGAGAAATGTCAGCAGATCAAAGGAAGCAACTTCTTTTCTTCTGGACCTCAGTGAAGTATCTACCTGTTGAAGGTTTCCGGTGTTTAGCCTCCCGGCTTTATATTTATAAGACGTCGGAGCCATGTGATTATCTTCCTTCCTCTCATACCTGCTTTTACCGGATATGTTTCCCACCATATCCCTCCATGGGTGAAATGCGAAAACGTCTTAATGTTATTACTCAAGAACATATTAGGTGCAGCTTTGGCACCTGGTAA
- the LOC105769402 gene encoding E3 ubiquitin-protein ligase UPL5 isoform X1: MSLFPSPAVDQFSNGYDHRLSSKRKFDDYALAFDGDQDFEAPLVPVRMRKDDHHHPIAAVSKAPPFAFPPSHIDCRPSSSDASSSSASCSSTRLQFFVRMFSGGKTMVVTANSEDTVKSLHERIHVMTGIPVFEQRLIYHGKQLQWEQSLADCHIENDAGLQLVGRMRSTDHPQTWQVMDDLVSLISSLCRGETVHSPTQSIKGCLDKFFTIAHKDNGKVASADLQIFMVSSAPAALVMLYISPIDGNKQCANSSIRDFLTSCRMDLPKELHSYCAPIALEFCKLLRKVVNEDSLYAWCRSTLSVLLESVSSSMGLMRTKVKGFTVQEIFPFFNELVSHLSEELDSSLYSTTSEGPSSSHFREFVAFLNPLRSAIIEQVESRIPISIDYHPLYRDEIRNLHLIFDKLLHKMKNCLIRVEEILVARGSNGDEFVHSGWSQYLSILKELNGISKLYQGAEEKFWMVLRNMKASLCALIIRFSRRDDDNQWLLEHKDVTDFESRRHLVMMMFPEVKDDYEELHEMLIDRSQLLAESFEYIARVDPESLHAGLFMEFKNEEATGPGVLREWFLLVCQAIFNPENALFLPCAYDRRRFFPNPASRMDPLHLEYFSFAGRVIALALMHKVQVGIVFDRVFFLQLAGMDISLEDIREADPCLYSSCKKILEMDAEFIDSDALGLTFVREVEELGSRTVVELCAGGKSIVVNSRNRQEYVNLLIRDRFSTSTSEQVDYFSQGFGHILSNSRLQKIFFQSLELEDLDRMLYGSESPICVDDWKAHTEYNGYKESDPQITWFWELKKKLQIVREMSADQRKQLLFFWTSVKYLPVEGFRCLASRLYIYKTSEPCDYLPSSHTCFYRICFPPYPSMGEMRKRLNVITQEHIRCSFGTW; the protein is encoded by the exons ATGTCTCTCTTCCCATCCCCCGCCGTTGATCAATTCTCCAACGGCTACGACCATCGCCTTTCCTCCAAGCGCAAGTTCGACGATTATGCCCTTGCTTTCGACGGCGACCAAGACTTCGAGGCTCCCTTAGTCCCTGTTAGAATGCGAAAAGACGACCACCATCACCCGATCGCAGCCGTGTCCAAAGCCCCACCTTTCGCCTTCCCTCCTTCCCACATCGATTGCCGCCCTTCCTCTTCTGATGCTTCGTCGTCTTCCGCCTCTTGTTCCTCCACACGCCTCCAATTCTTTGTCCGGATGTTCTCGGGGGGCAAGACCATGGTAGTCACGGCTAATTCGGAGGACACCGTGAAATCCCTACACGAACGGATTCATGTGATGACAGGAATTCCAGTATTCGAACAACGGTTAATTTATCATGGGAAGCAGCTACAGTGGGAACAATCCCTAGCAGACTGCCACATCGAAAACGATGCCGGTCTCCAACTCGTCGGCCGTATGCGGTCCACTGACCACCCGCAAACCTGGCAAGTCATGGACGACTTGGTCTCCCTTATTTCCTCCCTTTGCCGAGGAGAAACGGTCCATTCCCCAACCCAAAGCATCAAAGGTTGCTTGGACAAATTCTTCACAATTGCTCACAAGGACAACGGCAAGGTTGCTTCTGCTGACTTGCAGATATTTATGGTATCTTCGGCTCCTGCCGCTTTGGTAATGCTTTATATTTCTCCTATTGACGGTAATAAGCAGTGTGCTAATAGTTCAATAAGAGATTTCTTAACATCATGTAGGATGGACTTACCAAAAGAGCTGCATTCTTATTGTGCACCAATAGCATTAGAGTTTTGCAAGTTACTACGGAAGGTTGTTAATGAGGATAGTTTGTATGCTTGGTGTCGGAGTACACTGAGCGTGTTGCTTGAAAGTGTTAGCAGTTCTATGGGTTTAATGCGGACGAAGGTTAAAGGCTTTACTGTGCAGGagattttccccttttttaatGAGTTGGTTAGTCATTTATCTGAGGAGTTGGATTCTAGTTTGTATTCAACCACTAGTGAGGGACCGTCATCGAGTCATTTCCGGGAATTCGTAGCTTTCTTGAACCCTTTGAGGTCTGCCATTATTGAGCAGGTGGAATCCCGAATTCCGATATCAATTGATTACCATCCTCTCTATAGGGATGAGATTAGGAATCTTCATCtcatatttgataaattgttgcataaaatgaaaaattgccTTATCAGAGTGGAGGAAATCCTTGTGGCAAGAGGAAGCAATGGCGATGAATTTGTTCATTCAGGGTGGTCCCAGTATCTTTCCATTTTGAAGGAACTAAATGGTATCTCAAAACTTTATCAAGGTGCTGAAGAAAAGTTTTGGATGGTTTTGAGGAATATGAAGGCTTCTTTGTGTGCCTTAATAATTAGATTCTCCAGGCGAGATGATGATAATCAATGGCTACTTGAGCACAAGGATGTCACTGATTTTGAATCCAGGAGGCATTTGGTCATGATGATGTTTCCTGAGGTAAAAGATGACTATGAGGAATTGCATGAGATGCTGATTGACAGGTCTCAGTTATTGGCAGAATCATTTGAATACATTGCTCGTGTGGACCCTGAATCACTTCATGCTGGTCTATTCatggaattcaaaaatgaagaaGCCACTGGCCCTGGTGTACTGAGGGAGTGGTTTTTATTGGTATGCCAAGCTATATTCAATCCGGAGAATGCCCTTTTCTTGCCTTGTGCTTATGATCGTAGAAGATTTTTTCCTAATCCTG CATCTAGGATGGATCCTTTGCACCTCGAGTATTTCAGTTTTGCTGGACGCGTGATTGCATTGGCATTGATGCATAAAGTGCAAGTGGGTATTGTCTTTGATCGTGTATTTTTCTTACAACTGGCTGGCATGGATATATCTTTGGAAGATATACGAGAGGCAGATCCATGCTTGTATAGCAGTTGCAAGAAGATTCTGGAGATGGATGCTGAGTTTATTGATTCAGATGCTTTAGGACTGACATTTGTTAGAGAAGTTGAGGAGTTAGGATCCAGGACAGTTGTGGAACTATGCGCTGGTGGGAAAAGCATTGTAGTAAATAGCAGGAATAGACAGGAATATGTTAATCTTCTTATTCGTGATCGCTTTTCAACATCTACTTCTGAACAGGTAGACTATTTTTCCCAAGGTTTCGGCCATATTCTTTCTAACTCAAGGCTCCAGAAGATCTTTTTCCAAAGTTTAGAGCTTGAGGACCTTGATCGGATGTTGTATGGAAGCGAAAGTCCCATTTGTGTTGATGATTGGAAGGCACATACTGAGTACAATGGCTACAAAGAAAGTGATCCTCAAATAACCTGGTTCTGGGAG ttgaaaaaaaaattgcagaTTGTTAGAGAAATGTCAGCAGATCAAAGGAAGCAACTTCTTTTCTTCTGGACCTCAGTGAAGTATCTACCTGTTGAAGGTTTCCGGTGTTTAGCCTCCCGGCTTTATATTTATAAGACGTCGGAGCCATGTGATTATCTTCCTTCCTCTCATACCTGCTTTTACCGGATATGTTTCCCACCATATCCCTCCATGGGTGAAATGCGAAAACGTCTTAATGTTATTACTCAAGAACATATTAGGTGCAGCTTTGGCACCTGGTAA